A genomic region of Papaver somniferum cultivar HN1 chromosome 7, ASM357369v1, whole genome shotgun sequence contains the following coding sequences:
- the LOC113294629 gene encoding uncharacterized protein LOC113294629, with the protein MAMVKRKATPKTEKSKEYCDYHCFNGHPTEKCKNLKIMVQKLIDNGELKQYIRKEEAYDRSKRSKQVQLPEGNRTLNTISCSEAAGPWLTAQIGKRLRKQFEDYCELYKIDGVDIDDHEQWMDAPITFEADDVEEDMEDQNDPLILTLPIAGCNIKKILIDEGSSVNVLFYDTFKRMELDDEQLISPYHTIYGFNGAPTKPLGDIVLQINAGPMKIDTRFSVVDAPPPYNAIIGRIWVHKLKGIASTYHQCLRFPSPEGIMDIKGDQVTARECQAMQNQLNNELNEQRKSRRSRNKEAAKEKAIDLYLEGIAEKSLTKGGDVQCAEASTSAAKTTEEPTK; encoded by the coding sequence ATGGCCATGGTCAAAAGGAAAGCAACCCCCAAGACCGAAAAATCGAAGGAATACTGCGACTACCACTGTTTCAATGGGCACCCAACCGAGAAGTGCAAGAACTTGAAGATAATGGTCCAAAAGCTTATCGACAACGGAGAACTGAAGCAATACATAAGGAAGGAAGAAGCATATGACAGGTCGAAACGAAGCAAACAAGTTCAACTGCCTGAAGGCAATCGAACACTAAACACCATTTCGTGTTCGGAAGCCGCTGGACCATGGTTaacagcacagattggaaaaaggctgagaaagcaattcgaagactaCTGCGAGCTGTACAAGATCGATGGGGTAGATATAGACGATCACGAGCAATGGATGGATGCACCAATCACTTTTGAGGCAGATGATGTGGAGGAAGACATGGAGGATCAGAATGATCCTTTGATCCTCACACTTCCCATAGCAGGGTGCAACATCAAGAAGATCCTCATTGACGAAGGAAGTTCAGTCAACGTCTTGTTCTATGATACGTTCAAACGAATGGAGCTAGACGACGAGCAGCTGATATCTCCGTACCACACAATTTATGGATTCAACGGGGCTCCTACGAAACCATTGGGGGACATTGTTCTACAAATAAATGCAGGACCGATGAAGATAGACACCCgtttcagcgtggtagacgctcCTCCCCCCTACAATGCTATCATCGGACGAatatgggtacacaagctcaaggGGATAGCATCAACTTATCACCAGTGTCTTCGATTCCCATCACCCGAAGGGATAATGGATATCAAGGGTGACCAGGTCACTGCTCGGGAATGCCAAGCTATGCAAAACCAGCTCAATAATGAGCTAAATGAGCAACGAAAATCCCGCAGAAGCCGGAACAAGGAAGCTGCCAAAGAAAAAGCCATTGATTTGTACCTCGAAGGAATCGCAGAAAAAAGCCTGACGAAGGGGGGAGACGTCCAATGCGCTGAGGCAAGTACCTCAGCGGCCAAGACGACAGAggagcctaccaaatag